The nucleotide window TGTCCTCCAGGAAGTTCTCGTAGTACTCGATGACGTTGGGGTGGCTGAGCAGCTTGAGGACCTGGCACTCGTTCTGCGCTGCCAGCCGCTCATCCTTGCTCATCTGCTCCACGGGGATCTGCTTCAGGATCACCAGCTTCTGGTCGGCCTTGCGCAGGCACAGGTGCACGATGCTGCGGGGACAACACAGGGCCTGGCCATCACCGCAGGGTGACACAGGTCGCCTGCAATCCCCGCGCCCCGGAGTGTCACGCACCCTGTGCCGTGTCCCCCTGGGTGCCACACCCCAGCCGACCCCGCACTGCCGTGGCCACAAGCGTGTCGCTGCCACGGGGACGCGCCTTAAAGGCCTCCCAGCCGGAGGCAGAAAGACTGGAGACCTCCCCATCGCCCATCCCCGGCGCCCCCTCACCCGAAGGCCCCTCTGCCCACCACCCGGATCCGCTCGTATTTCTCCATGCTCGGGCCCGGCTCCTCCCGTCTCCATGGAAACACTTCCGCGCTGCTACGGCGTCCGCGGGCGGACAAACCGCGCCGCGCGTGTAATGCCTGGGGGGCTCCGTGTGCCCGTCGGTCGGGGGGAGTAATGCCAGCCCCCGCTTGGGTGGCAGCCCAGTGCCACCGGGAGCCAGACCCTGTTGTGTAGCACCCAGAGACAGAGGTTTGGGGTGCGCTGGGCCGCCCCGACCGGGGGATGCCAGCAGGACCCCCCGCACCCCAGAGAGTGGCCgtgtccccagcagcctccAGTCCCGAGCCTGGAGGGGCACCCACTGCGGGGGGCTGcgctgctgcagggccagcacaaGGGACACGAGTCCCCTCCCTGGCCCCCCCAGACCTGCTTTGGATCCCCCAGGATCACTAGCACCCCTGGGGCCGGCCGTGATGGCGGCTATAGCGTGGAAGCGGGTCCTGCCCTGTACTCAGGAATAGTGGCCTCTGTCCTGGagtggggacagtgacaggagtggcagtggtggcactgccacgTGGCCCTGCTGCCATCTAGCGACAGCCAGCTCAGCACCGGGGGGGGGGGGTCAGCTCTCAAGCCAGCGCCCTTCAGCGATGGGGCAGGACCCCCAAGCAGGAACCAGCACCCCGCCGCGTTTTCGGCCTCACCTACTGCAGCCTGGTATTAGGGGGCAGCTTTGAGTGGTGGGTCCACCCCCCATGTCTTGAGGTGAGTGTTTGTGGCTGCTCCCACGACTTTTCCAAACACGATGTTTTCCCCGGAATGCCCCCCCAGCCACACAATGCGCCGCAGCCACCGGCGACAGCCGCATCGtgccagggacacacacacGGCGCAGAACAGATGTGCGAGGCCCACGCCAGCTGTGCATCACTGTGGCAGATGTGCAGGGCCCAGCACAGATGTGCAGCGTCTGCCACGCAACACCAGCACAGACGGGCAGTATCTGACACCCACACGTGCGGTGTTTGGCACACACGTGCAGCACCGCCCAGCAGGAACGCGCCCAGCGCCCCGCACAGCCGCACGCGGTGCGACACCCGCCACACTCCGCACACGTGCGCGCACCGCCCCGCGCGTACACACACacggggggcggggccagcgcGCCGCTTATCAATGAAAGGCGCGGCCAGCGCGGCCACGCCCCTCAGAGCCCGCCAACCCCGCCCAGGCGCGCGCGGGAGGAGGCGTGGCCAGCTCGGGGGAGTGCCCAATGGGAAGGCGTGGCCCCGCGGGCGCATGCGGGGGGCGCGGCCATGCTAAGGTGTGGTCGGGGGCGtggccccgcggccccgcccgccgccgccgcggccgcgcGCCGCCGGACTGGGCGCGATGGGCCCGGGCTGGCGGGCGGCCTCGGCGGCGCTGGTGGCCGGCAGCGTGGCGATCTTCGGGGCGCTGCGCCggctggccctggccctgccacAGCCCGCCGCCGTACGGAGCCGGCCCGGCCGCGTCTGGCGCTGGAGGAATCTCCTCGTCTCTTTCGCACACTCCGTGCTGGCAGGGCTATGGGCCCTCTTCAGGTACCGGGCAGCGCGGGGGTACGGGGCACGGTGCACGGTGCACACGCTGCGAGCTGGGCACTCCTGGGGAGTGGGCAGGGGATCGGGGGTTCCCGTGTTCCCCGTCCCGGAGCCTAGGCTGAccccttcttcctctcctcactCCCAGCCTCTGGTACTCTCCGGAGCTGCTCTCCGACATCCAGGACGGCTACAGCGTCTCAGGGCACCTGCTGGTCTGCTTTTCCTCGGGTAAGGAGCCACGCAGGGCAATGGCCGCAGCCACGCCGCCGGACTTAGCCcactccctgctcagcctcGCCCGGTATGCTGGCTCGGGACGAGCCGCCGGCTCAAGGGCTGGGCAGCGCCATGCCTCCTGCCTTAATCACGAGCGTGGAGACCACAGGCTGCCAACCCCCAGGGAACAGCCGTGTCTCCATACCCAGACGGGGTGGAGGTGTGTCTGACACCTGAAAAACAGTCACACCACCCTACTCCTCCTCGctgctcctcctttccccagtGGGTCACAGCACACAAGCCAGATCTACTGAATGCTCTCCTTCATCCCACAGGCTACTTCATCCATGACACCCTTGACATCATCTTCAACCATCAGTCCCGCTCGTCTTGGGAGTACCTGGTGCACCATGCCATGGTGAGTATGGCCAGCATGGGGGGCTACCACAcaccccagggctcagcccacCCAGGTTTCATGGGCTATGGCGGGGCAAGCTGGAGCCCTTCCCCGTGCCTCGCCCTGGCTGCCAGGTAGGCTCTGCATCAACACGGCGAGGGCGCCTGGCGGGGCAGGACGTCTGCCAGCATTGGCTCCGAGCGCCTGGAGCCAGAcgggctgctgagctgggagggggaagagctggaggctcgtcccagcacagggaggtgcaACTGGTCCTGGGGGATCTGGCTTTCCAGACTGGTTTTCTCTAAGCTCAGGTGCCTGCTGGCATCTCTGGGTGGGGAGAACAGCACTGCATGCTCTgactgagggcagggaaggaCTCGCTTTCCCCAGGGCAAGGCGAGCTgaccctgctctgtgtgtgtgtgtcccaggcCATCTCTGCCTTCGTCTCGCTCATCGTCACTGGCCGCTtcctggtggcagcagtgctgctgctgctggtggaggtgAGCAACATCTTCCTCACGGTGCGCATGCTGCTGAAGATGAGCAACGTGCCTTCCCCGGCGCTCTACGAGGCCAACAAGTACATCAACCTGCTGATGTACT belongs to Oenanthe melanoleuca isolate GR-GAL-2019-014 chromosome 19, OMel1.0, whole genome shotgun sequence and includes:
- the TLCD1 gene encoding TLC domain-containing protein 1; translation: MGPGWRAASAALVAGSVAIFGALRRLALALPQPAAVRSRPGRVWRWRNLLVSFAHSVLAGLWALFSLWYSPELLSDIQDGYSVSGHLLVCFSSGYFIHDTLDIIFNHQSRSSWEYLVHHAMAISAFVSLIVTGRFLVAAVLLLLVEVSNIFLTVRMLLKMSNVPSPALYEANKYINLLMYFAFRLAPQAYLTWYFLRYVEVQGQGAFLTANLLLLDAMILMYFSRLLRSDFFPSLRKGSAGRDVDGEKFLID